In Mesotoga sp. BH458_6_3_2_1, a single window of DNA contains:
- a CDS encoding succinylglutamate desuccinylase, which translates to MTDRNLMIVKIVSSVLVGIALIISGIEFYNHRNFQEPVVIGPGVTSVKTLGDYYTPLKGTINDTNIYIIDSGVPGGTALVIGRSHPEEPATNLAAKILVENASLSKGRLIVAITANQSASRVTRPGDAYPMYYTIETPWGESKYRMGDRWSNPLDSWPDPEAYVHYPSGQLLAYMDIRNFNRTWPGRDNGMITEQTNYAFMNLIREEGVDVFVDFHEAELEYPVISTIVAHQKAADIAGLASMILTSSEFRIGMEFSPPSLHGLSHREVGDHSDAISLLFETPEPFLDRVRGITDEALLLTGKDEFVVTAGKYGLLYEKIDEKGWPIDLRVGRHCSSTLMVLELWNDFNPGKEVVVGGVPRYDEVVSNGTGFYFQDPSKASESKIYFE; encoded by the coding sequence ATGACTGACAGAAACCTTATGATTGTCAAGATTGTGTCATCGGTTCTGGTCGGAATTGCCCTGATAATCTCGGGAATTGAGTTCTACAACCACCGAAATTTCCAGGAACCGGTTGTCATAGGGCCGGGAGTCACTTCAGTTAAGACTCTCGGTGACTACTATACACCCTTGAAGGGCACCATAAACGATACCAATATATACATTATCGACAGCGGCGTGCCCGGTGGGACGGCCCTGGTAATCGGAAGGTCACATCCTGAAGAACCTGCGACAAATCTAGCTGCCAAGATATTGGTAGAAAATGCAAGCTTAAGCAAGGGAAGACTTATCGTTGCCATAACGGCAAATCAAAGTGCGTCAAGAGTCACAAGACCGGGCGACGCATATCCGATGTACTACACGATTGAAACACCCTGGGGAGAGAGCAAATACAGAATGGGAGACAGATGGTCAAATCCGTTGGATTCCTGGCCAGATCCCGAAGCGTACGTTCACTACCCCAGCGGTCAACTTCTTGCCTACATGGACATACGTAACTTCAACAGAACATGGCCGGGTAGGGACAACGGAATGATAACGGAACAGACTAACTATGCATTCATGAATCTGATCAGAGAAGAGGGAGTAGACGTCTTCGTCGATTTTCATGAGGCCGAGCTGGAGTACCCTGTCATAAGCACGATAGTTGCTCATCAGAAAGCCGCTGATATTGCAGGACTAGCCTCAATGATACTTACCTCATCTGAATTTAGGATTGGCATGGAGTTCTCACCTCCGAGCCTTCATGGGCTTTCTCATAGAGAGGTTGGAGATCATTCCGACGCCATATCTTTGCTGTTTGAGACTCCCGAACCTTTCCTGGATAGGGTTAGAGGAATCACTGACGAGGCACTTCTGTTAACCGGCAAGGATGAATTTGTTGTGACGGCCGGAAAGTACGGCCTTCTATACGAGAAGATCGATGAGAAAGGTTGGCCAATCGATTTGAGAGTCGGCAGACACTGCTCCTCGACTCTCATGGTTCTCGAATTGTGGAATGACTTTAATCCCGGAAAGGAGGTAGTTGTTGGAGGAGTTCCAAGGTACGACGAGGTAGTTAGTAACGGTACCGGCTTTTATTTTCAGGATCCATCCAAAGCAAGTGAGAGCAAGATCTACTTTGAATGA
- a CDS encoding C69 family dipeptidase, which translates to MRRALILVLVLIVGYGVTALACTSILVGKDASVDGSTMVTHTCDGSYDARLQVIAGGVHEEGETVSIYKGLCQATVPGRTVSYVGEIPQVPETYTYFHIGYPFMNEHQVIIGETTWSGERALRNSQGWMTIEQLQVLGLQRGTTAREVIQIMGELAEKYGYGDGGEGLTVIDGDEAWLFEVCGPGPFWSPGSEEPGAVWVAQRIPDDHVLVHANRSRIGEIDLENTDYFMASPNVYSTAQELELWDGQEPFVFYAAYGPKNAFYNTRREWRVLDLLAPSLELDPWAERYPLSVKPDKKVSVHDLMMIKRDHYEGTEFDLTVGLAAGPFGNPNRYATSSSQRPEGVNYDGWERAISMFRCSYVIVGQARNWMPDAIGGVTWFGEDAPHSTVYIPFYAGATSVPESFSQGARDYFDRTFAWWAFNHVSNLADLRYDVAIEMIKEEYTKFESEFLTNQPLIEKVALDLYKSNPEAAIDFITNYSNGLANRVVDRWWKLADELIYTLNDGYVNGSTAGYPTWWLEEVGYGATTQR; encoded by the coding sequence TTGAGACGTGCACTTATTTTAGTGTTGGTCCTCATTGTCGGTTATGGTGTAACTGCACTGGCATGCACTTCAATACTTGTCGGGAAAGACGCATCTGTTGACGGTTCCACAATGGTAACGCATACTTGCGACGGTAGCTATGATGCAAGGCTGCAGGTAATTGCTGGTGGAGTTCATGAAGAAGGCGAAACAGTCAGCATCTACAAAGGTCTCTGCCAGGCTACTGTTCCCGGGAGAACCGTCAGCTACGTCGGCGAGATTCCTCAGGTTCCTGAGACATACACCTACTTCCACATCGGTTATCCTTTCATGAACGAACATCAGGTCATTATCGGAGAGACTACCTGGAGTGGTGAGAGAGCGCTGAGAAATTCGCAGGGCTGGATGACAATTGAACAGCTTCAGGTTCTGGGCCTGCAGAGAGGCACAACTGCGCGAGAAGTCATCCAGATAATGGGCGAACTCGCAGAGAAGTACGGTTACGGAGATGGCGGCGAAGGTCTGACCGTTATCGATGGTGACGAAGCGTGGTTGTTTGAGGTTTGTGGTCCCGGTCCGTTCTGGTCTCCCGGAAGCGAAGAACCCGGAGCCGTATGGGTTGCACAGAGAATTCCAGATGACCACGTCCTCGTGCATGCAAACAGATCGAGGATTGGCGAGATCGATCTTGAGAACACGGATTACTTCATGGCCTCACCAAATGTGTACTCAACGGCACAGGAACTCGAGTTGTGGGACGGACAGGAACCCTTCGTTTTCTATGCAGCCTACGGTCCAAAGAATGCCTTCTATAACACGAGACGAGAATGGAGAGTTCTCGATCTTCTTGCCCCCTCTCTGGAACTCGATCCCTGGGCAGAAAGATACCCTCTGTCGGTCAAACCAGACAAAAAGGTTTCTGTTCATGATCTTATGATGATCAAGCGTGATCATTATGAAGGAACAGAATTCGATCTCACGGTTGGCCTTGCCGCAGGTCCTTTTGGCAATCCCAACAGATACGCGACCTCTTCCAGCCAAAGGCCAGAAGGTGTCAACTACGACGGCTGGGAAAGAGCGATTTCCATGTTCAGATGCTCATATGTCATAGTTGGGCAGGCAAGAAACTGGATGCCAGATGCAATAGGTGGAGTTACATGGTTCGGTGAAGACGCACCTCACTCAACGGTATACATTCCTTTCTATGCAGGTGCGACAAGCGTTCCCGAATCATTCAGCCAGGGCGCAAGGGATTACTTCGATAGAACTTTCGCATGGTGGGCATTTAACCATGTTTCGAACCTTGCCGATCTTAGATATGATGTAGCCATCGAGATGATCAAAGAGGAATATACGAAGTTTGAAAGTGAGTTCCTTACGAATCAGCCGTTGATTGAAAAGGTTGCGCTTGATCTTTACAAGAGCAATCCAGAAGCAGCGATTGATTTCATCACGAACTACAGTAACGGTCTCGCTAACAGAGTTGTAGATAGATGGTGGAAACTGGCCGATGAACTCATCTACACACTGAACGATGGTTATGTAAATGGTTCTACTGCAGGTTACCCAACCTGGTGGCTTGAAGAAGTAGGATACGGAGCAACAACACAGAGATAG
- a CDS encoding DUF6305 family protein, translating to MRRFLLVLIVVSLVSVFAFAEPEVQLGLPVVITSAGQSAEVETVNYVADEVGLKYDYCDVLSKDELAAGVGLGGAKSAIGKHVTTLSPDPEGTKFQSLVLVLGASLKGMGASGLSVDTEVDRLKDLIEYAKANEIKIVAIAIGGEIQRGLPGSPIETMIDTVAPHADVFVVTKDSNGDGKFTKAAEDRNVPIVEIDSAFDLLDTFTQVFGL from the coding sequence ATGAGAAGATTTCTGTTAGTTCTGATTGTAGTTTCTCTTGTCAGTGTTTTTGCGTTTGCCGAACCCGAGGTGCAGCTCGGATTGCCAGTTGTAATCACTTCTGCAGGTCAGAGCGCAGAGGTTGAAACAGTCAACTATGTTGCCGATGAAGTCGGCTTGAAGTACGACTACTGTGATGTCCTTTCTAAGGATGAGCTTGCGGCTGGAGTGGGACTCGGTGGAGCCAAGTCAGCAATAGGAAAGCACGTTACCACGCTCTCTCCCGATCCAGAAGGCACTAAGTTCCAGTCTCTGGTACTCGTTCTTGGTGCCAGCCTCAAGGGCATGGGTGCTTCCGGTCTCTCTGTAGACACAGAAGTAGACAGACTCAAGGACCTTATAGAATATGCGAAGGCAAACGAAATAAAGATTGTTGCAATTGCTATTGGAGGAGAGATTCAGAGGGGTCTTCCAGGTAGTCCAATTGAGACAATGATCGATACAGTTGCACCTCACGCTGACGTTTTCGTAGTTACAAAGGATTCAAACGGTGATGGGAAGTTCACGAAGGCAGCGGAAGATAGAAACGTTCCAATAGTAGAAATCGATTCTGCGTTTGATCTTCTCGATACTTTTACACAGGTATTCGGTTTGTAG
- a CDS encoding HAD-IA family hydrolase: MIENLIWDFDGSLFNTYPAMVKLFKKALLRKGYVTSENEILSLMKDTLGKAVDFYLDRGVDYDFYKDFKTSEEKLDPAEQPPFEGAREVCSIVVRNGGKNLIITHRSRKTAFKLLSYFEMTSLFSDIITRESGFKRKPDPDAFIYAIRNFRLDPRSTLSIGDRDLDVIAARDAGTKTCFFSQNGTRPSIDVDFIICDLVQLEEIVLKDSHSR, from the coding sequence ATGATCGAGAATCTTATATGGGATTTCGACGGTTCGCTCTTCAATACCTACCCCGCTATGGTTAAACTGTTTAAAAAGGCTCTGCTTAGAAAGGGATATGTCACTTCCGAAAACGAAATTCTCTCCCTAATGAAGGACACCCTGGGAAAGGCCGTTGATTTCTATTTGGATAGAGGAGTTGACTATGATTTCTACAAAGACTTCAAGACATCTGAAGAAAAACTTGACCCGGCCGAGCAACCTCCCTTTGAAGGCGCTCGTGAGGTATGTTCAATAGTGGTAAGGAATGGCGGAAAGAATCTGATCATAACCCATAGATCGCGAAAGACTGCTTTCAAGCTGCTGAGCTACTTTGAGATGACCTCACTCTTCAGCGACATAATCACCAGAGAAAGCGGATTCAAGAGGAAGCCAGACCCCGATGCTTTCATCTACGCGATAAGAAATTTTAGACTGGACCCTAGATCAACTCTCTCCATTGGTGACAGAGACCTTGACGTCATTGCTGCAAGGGACGCAGGAACAAAGACGTGTTTCTTCTCGCAGAATGGGACTAGACCATCTATTGATGTTGATTTTATAATATGTGATCTGGTGCAGCTTGAGGAAATAGTTTTGAAAGACAGTCATTCCAGATAG
- a CDS encoding dipeptidase, with protein MRKILLVLIVAAAIVSIGLACTTIIVTKGASVDGSVMTSHSADCGLCDFRYVYVPPADYEAGAKRAVYPFIEPYPRYVGADMGPTYNDPDLPATEPLGYIDQVEHTFGYFDAVYGVINEHQLAIGECTCSAKVYAQSSADCIFDVAALSRVAMERTTTAREAIELMGALAVEYGYYGWGETLTVTDPNEAWVFEICASPDKKSALWAAKKVPDGEVFVESNMFRIRELDPESPDNMFSPNLIDVATEAGWYDPSTGPIDWMATVSTGEYSYPYYSLRRTWRVLDRVSPSLGLSPWVEDTFTKDYPFSIVPDKKLSVADVIDLFRDHYQGTEFDLTEGLAAGPFGNPNRYAGSSKLIKGSWERALSIFRCEYVFVSQVRDWLPDPVGGVVWWGAAAPHETILVPMYCGITDVPYAYDSGSLQEFDYDVASWAFNFMGNWAELKWSYMYPEIQELQKKIEGKLFAVQPAIEAAAAQLYETDPELCKEFLTDYVADVTDRVMAEVWDFNEYLITKYRDGYINVPNVGSSAGYPDWWLDAVGYDEGHIFGDDGYKAK; from the coding sequence TTGCGTAAGATCCTATTGGTCCTGATTGTGGCTGCAGCAATAGTCAGTATTGGCCTTGCATGTACCACGATCATCGTTACTAAGGGTGCGTCTGTTGACGGTTCGGTAATGACGAGCCATTCAGCTGACTGCGGCCTTTGTGATTTCAGGTACGTCTATGTTCCACCCGCAGACTATGAAGCGGGAGCAAAGAGAGCAGTATATCCTTTCATCGAGCCATATCCACGTTATGTCGGTGCAGACATGGGTCCGACCTACAACGATCCAGACCTTCCAGCAACAGAGCCTCTGGGTTACATCGATCAGGTCGAGCACACATTTGGCTATTTTGATGCCGTATATGGCGTAATTAATGAACATCAGCTGGCAATCGGTGAATGTACATGTTCTGCGAAGGTCTATGCGCAGTCAAGTGCAGATTGTATTTTCGACGTTGCTGCTCTTTCGAGAGTTGCAATGGAAAGGACTACCACAGCCCGAGAAGCAATAGAACTCATGGGAGCCCTTGCTGTCGAATACGGTTACTACGGCTGGGGAGAAACATTGACAGTAACAGATCCCAACGAAGCCTGGGTCTTCGAAATCTGTGCGTCGCCTGACAAGAAGAGCGCTCTATGGGCGGCAAAGAAGGTTCCCGATGGAGAAGTCTTCGTAGAATCGAACATGTTCAGGATAAGAGAACTCGATCCAGAAAGTCCTGACAATATGTTCTCGCCGAATCTTATCGATGTTGCTACAGAAGCCGGCTGGTACGATCCCAGTACAGGTCCTATCGACTGGATGGCAACTGTAAGCACAGGAGAATATTCCTACCCTTACTACAGTCTTAGAAGAACTTGGAGAGTTCTCGACAGAGTCTCCCCATCTCTTGGACTTTCTCCCTGGGTAGAAGACACTTTCACAAAAGATTACCCGTTCTCTATCGTACCTGACAAGAAACTGTCTGTGGCCGATGTTATCGACCTCTTCAGGGATCATTACCAGGGAACAGAGTTTGATTTGACTGAAGGACTTGCCGCAGGACCTTTTGGCAATCCTAATCGCTATGCCGGTTCCAGTAAGCTAATAAAGGGAAGCTGGGAAAGAGCCCTTTCTATCTTCAGATGTGAGTACGTTTTCGTTTCTCAGGTTAGAGACTGGCTTCCTGATCCTGTAGGTGGAGTAGTATGGTGGGGAGCAGCTGCACCTCACGAAACGATTCTTGTGCCGATGTACTGTGGAATAACGGACGTTCCTTATGCTTATGACAGTGGTAGCCTTCAGGAATTCGACTATGATGTCGCATCATGGGCATTCAACTTCATGGGCAACTGGGCGGAACTGAAGTGGAGCTACATGTACCCCGAGATTCAGGAACTACAGAAGAAGATCGAAGGAAAGCTCTTTGCAGTACAGCCAGCGATCGAAGCGGCAGCTGCACAGCTTTACGAAACAGATCCAGAACTGTGTAAGGAATTCCTTACTGATTACGTTGCCGACGTAACTGACAGAGTAATGGCAGAAGTATGGGATTTCAACGAATATCTAATAACCAAGTACAGAGATGGATACATAAACGTACCTAACGTTGGTTCTTCAGCTGGATACCCCGACTGGTGGCTTGATGCAGTAGGATACGACGAAGGTCACATTTTCGGCGACGACGGCTACAAAGCCAAGTAA
- a CDS encoding dipeptidase, whose translation MRKLLVTIVLVLSVFYTGLLACTDIGVGKLATVDGSVISAQSVDGSYDSRLLIQPAADHEPGSMTPVWEWIVYADRRPLVQLGEIPQVEHTYSWIQTSYPFSNEKGLLMGETTQGGARETANSPDAIMTIEQLQAFALQRCTTAREAIELMGSLAVEYGYRESCSRGEGLTIADGEEVWWFEIYGVGPLWKPGDGPGAIWAAQRVPDDHIMVNGNASIIGEIDLETNLPPGVSADDFMICDNYLQSTIELGLWTEGQEGPFIWKKVIGTIRDWNPRLWRVFSMFQPSGNWEYGGNTSEYPFSFRPDRLVSVYDIIELYRDVMTDTPGDQLANEAWLYKDRDGNDVLSNLATPQPGTEIRNLLGLPSSQRFIGVQSTSCYFINQTRSWLPPEIGAVSWFGLGNGHKATVVPIYAGITRVPESWATVNRGIAKIDRDAAFWAFYTVDRLSAQRYGDMMPRIDAVRIPLQQKMYDMQPAIEETALKLYETDRDMAVEFLTTYTNSLMVEVEQAYWDLADSLILRLP comes from the coding sequence GTGAGAAAGCTACTAGTAACGATTGTTCTTGTACTATCAGTTTTCTACACGGGATTGCTTGCCTGTACTGACATCGGAGTCGGCAAACTTGCGACCGTTGACGGGTCGGTTATATCAGCCCAGTCTGTAGACGGTTCATATGACTCCAGACTTCTGATTCAGCCAGCCGCAGACCACGAACCGGGAAGCATGACGCCGGTTTGGGAATGGATAGTCTATGCTGACAGAAGACCGTTGGTTCAGCTTGGTGAGATACCCCAGGTGGAACATACGTATTCATGGATCCAGACTTCCTATCCATTCTCCAACGAAAAGGGTTTGCTTATGGGCGAGACAACACAAGGTGGAGCAAGAGAAACCGCAAACAGCCCGGATGCCATAATGACTATTGAGCAGCTTCAGGCCTTTGCACTCCAGAGATGTACAACTGCTAGAGAGGCCATTGAGCTTATGGGCTCGTTGGCAGTTGAGTATGGCTACAGAGAATCCTGCTCCCGTGGCGAGGGCCTTACAATTGCAGACGGTGAGGAAGTTTGGTGGTTTGAGATCTACGGAGTAGGCCCGCTTTGGAAACCAGGTGATGGCCCTGGAGCGATATGGGCAGCACAGCGTGTTCCGGACGACCACATAATGGTAAATGGAAACGCAAGTATCATTGGTGAGATCGATCTCGAGACGAATCTCCCCCCTGGAGTTTCCGCAGACGACTTCATGATATGTGACAATTATCTCCAGAGCACTATCGAACTCGGTCTATGGACAGAAGGCCAGGAAGGACCATTCATCTGGAAGAAAGTAATTGGTACCATACGTGACTGGAATCCAAGGCTGTGGAGAGTATTTTCGATGTTCCAGCCTTCCGGAAACTGGGAATATGGTGGAAACACTTCCGAGTACCCGTTCTCCTTCAGGCCGGATCGATTGGTTTCGGTTTACGACATTATCGAACTGTATCGTGATGTTATGACTGACACCCCTGGCGATCAGCTTGCTAACGAGGCATGGCTATACAAAGACAGAGATGGTAACGATGTTCTTAGCAACCTAGCGACACCTCAACCTGGAACCGAGATTAGAAATCTTCTGGGTCTTCCATCTAGCCAGAGGTTCATTGGCGTTCAGAGTACGAGCTGTTACTTCATAAACCAGACTAGAAGCTGGCTGCCGCCTGAAATTGGTGCAGTATCTTGGTTTGGACTTGGAAACGGTCACAAAGCAACAGTTGTTCCGATTTACGCAGGTATCACAAGAGTTCCGGAATCCTGGGCGACAGTTAACAGAGGAATTGCCAAGATTGACAGAGACGCGGCCTTCTGGGCATTCTATACCGTTGACAGACTTTCCGCGCAGAGATACGGAGATATGATGCCTAGAATCGATGCAGTCAGAATTCCTCTTCAGCAGAAGATGTACGATATGCAGCCCGCAATCGAAGAGACGGCCCTGAAGCTTTACGAAACTGATAGGGACATGGCTGTCGAATTCTTGACTACTTACACGAATTCTCTAATGGTTGAAGTTGAACAAGCTTATTGGGATCTTGCAGATTCACTTATACTAAGGCTTCCATAA
- a CDS encoding C4-dicarboxylate ABC transporter has protein sequence MSADAIYMQTIIAGLVMVGAYAVGKFLKFSTELCMFVAVIGGAIAGGAGFDTFRHIAEGSVTYLDIGLIFVFATIFMNIIKESGGTNYIVRKIIGAFHNKRILMLILLMLVILVPGALTGAGSISVLVVGGTVAAALNAMGLSKVRISALIFIVAGLSAAAPPVNIWAMMTCAGTAIPYVGFTMPLLVPVLILGLFSVLFFGRGAGNIDKEKALKEIPDPKGLSGWSVAVPFLVLIFLLGAPRIWPFGFPVLGLPLVFAICTLVAWLMNFKRVNILKVSRETVAQLTPLIATTAVVGMLIQVMSFNGVKGLISMWIVTAPLAIVWILLPFIIPISEGLLTYGGAMVIGIPLMWMLNSNGINPVIVLAGLSLLWPLGDGLPPTALIGRLTVSTVGYKGSYGSFLKECVVPWVAITVVAMILVIFANKFNFLMMVG, from the coding sequence ATGTCAGCTGACGCAATATACATGCAAACGATCATAGCCGGGCTAGTCATGGTTGGAGCCTACGCCGTTGGAAAGTTTCTGAAGTTTTCAACGGAACTATGTATGTTTGTTGCAGTAATCGGAGGAGCAATTGCCGGAGGAGCAGGTTTTGACACTTTCAGGCATATTGCCGAAGGATCGGTAACCTACCTCGACATTGGACTCATCTTTGTATTTGCAACGATTTTCATGAATATTATCAAAGAGTCGGGAGGAACGAATTATATAGTCAGAAAGATTATCGGAGCTTTCCACAACAAAAGAATACTGATGCTTATACTTCTTATGCTGGTAATATTAGTTCCAGGAGCACTTACAGGAGCGGGAAGCATCTCTGTTCTGGTTGTCGGAGGAACGGTCGCGGCCGCTCTCAATGCAATGGGACTTTCAAAGGTAAGAATATCTGCATTGATTTTCATTGTTGCCGGTTTGAGTGCCGCTGCTCCTCCAGTCAATATCTGGGCGATGATGACCTGCGCCGGAACAGCCATTCCTTACGTTGGATTTACCATGCCACTTCTGGTACCGGTGCTGATTCTCGGTCTCTTCTCGGTTCTATTTTTTGGACGTGGAGCTGGAAACATCGACAAAGAAAAGGCTCTAAAAGAGATTCCCGATCCCAAAGGGCTCTCCGGGTGGAGCGTTGCTGTTCCTTTCCTTGTCTTGATATTCTTGCTTGGGGCACCGAGAATCTGGCCGTTCGGGTTCCCGGTCCTTGGATTGCCTTTGGTATTTGCGATATGTACTCTGGTAGCGTGGCTAATGAACTTCAAGAGAGTAAATATTTTGAAGGTCAGCAGAGAAACCGTGGCTCAGTTAACACCACTCATAGCGACTACTGCAGTTGTCGGTATGCTGATACAGGTAATGAGTTTCAACGGTGTCAAGGGCTTGATCTCTATGTGGATTGTCACAGCTCCTCTTGCAATAGTCTGGATTCTACTTCCTTTCATAATACCGATATCGGAAGGTCTCCTGACTTATGGTGGTGCTATGGTAATAGGTATACCTCTCATGTGGATGTTGAATTCGAACGGGATCAACCCGGTAATCGTTTTGGCAGGACTGAGTTTACTGTGGCCTCTTGGGGATGGATTACCCCCGACTGCACTTATCGGACGCTTGACAGTTAGCACAGTCGGGTACAAAGGCTCATATGGCTCGTTCTTAAAAGAGTGCGTGGTACCCTGGGTAGCCATAACTGTCGTTGCAATGATTCTGGTTATCTTTGCAAATAAATTCAACTTCCTGATGATGGTAGGTTGA
- a CDS encoding succinylglutamate desuccinylase encodes MRKLIIAVILVLVVLAGGIPLYIQRGFKEEVVAGPSVTNVFKLSKYFDGIEGTIADTDVFELKGAEEGGKTLIIAGTHANEPSAALLAYFFIENLEVEKGTVYIIPHFNLSGSLGPQPGGGFPLYYYLDTPWGEQAFRMGDRGFQALDQWPDPDVYVHYPDGQLLSYIDARNTNRAWPGRPDGYLAEKVCFAAMEMIRGEGIDIAIDLHEAEAMYPVTNCIVAPEKSMPYAIGAAFYVKGREKFENHVESSPSGYRGLSHREIGDWSDAYPFLLESPGVHLDQITAAKTPELIIDGIDPFVLKAGEKGLLYVPYDENGFSMDRRVGQHSSVIQEILSQWTKKNPERGFEISAPKHADIVENGLGFYFKDPSEVDSKMVYLQ; translated from the coding sequence ATGAGAAAGCTAATAATAGCCGTTATTCTAGTGCTCGTAGTCCTGGCTGGTGGAATACCTCTATATATTCAGAGGGGGTTCAAAGAAGAAGTTGTTGCCGGGCCAAGTGTAACGAACGTATTCAAACTCAGTAAGTACTTCGATGGAATCGAAGGAACAATAGCTGACACAGACGTTTTTGAACTTAAGGGTGCAGAAGAAGGTGGAAAGACGCTTATTATAGCCGGAACCCATGCTAACGAACCATCTGCCGCCTTACTAGCCTATTTCTTCATTGAGAATCTTGAAGTGGAAAAGGGAACAGTATATATTATTCCGCATTTCAACCTGAGTGGTTCTCTGGGACCGCAGCCCGGTGGCGGCTTCCCTCTTTACTACTATCTTGATACGCCCTGGGGTGAACAGGCCTTCAGAATGGGTGACAGAGGGTTCCAGGCGCTTGATCAATGGCCGGACCCAGACGTGTATGTCCACTATCCCGACGGGCAGCTCCTTTCGTATATAGATGCCAGAAATACGAACAGAGCATGGCCAGGAAGACCGGACGGTTACCTTGCTGAGAAGGTATGCTTTGCTGCCATGGAAATGATTCGCGGCGAAGGAATCGATATTGCAATCGATCTTCACGAGGCGGAAGCCATGTATCCAGTAACCAATTGTATAGTTGCTCCTGAGAAATCCATGCCCTATGCAATTGGAGCGGCATTCTACGTCAAGGGAAGGGAAAAGTTTGAAAATCACGTAGAGTCTTCGCCTTCAGGTTACAGAGGTCTTTCTCACAGGGAGATTGGAGATTGGTCTGATGCCTATCCATTCTTGCTGGAATCTCCTGGAGTACACTTGGATCAGATTACCGCTGCAAAAACGCCTGAACTGATTATTGACGGCATAGATCCATTTGTTCTCAAAGCTGGCGAAAAGGGCCTTCTATACGTTCCTTACGATGAGAATGGATTCTCCATGGACAGAAGAGTTGGACAGCATTCTTCAGTTATTCAGGAGATTCTGTCTCAGTGGACGAAGAAGAACCCCGAACGTGGATTTGAGATCTCAGCTCCAAAACATGCGGACATTGTGGAAAATGGATTGGGATTCTACTTTAAAGATCCTTCTGAAGTAGATTCAAAAATGGTGTATCTACAGTAG
- a CDS encoding DUF6305 family protein, translating into MALLKIATVTLILLVCSILCSLTVEPLPAIEDPMLMTVWGESMELLNINYFCDSLQIARDYSPTAKIEDLNSGAGFRIGRELPEEIFHPFYVFGTPYRTLVVIVGGAEQESAEDIIRIEMLASSVKGSGGKVLAIDVDVEGTGDNPVKGEFVRTIVPFLDVLIVAESPTDQYLPFLKGDIPVLVELPVVVDLISVFERDFGGGRCCD; encoded by the coding sequence ATGGCACTCTTGAAAATTGCTACGGTTACATTGATTCTCTTAGTTTGTTCGATTCTTTGCTCTCTGACAGTCGAACCTTTGCCCGCGATTGAAGATCCTATGTTAATGACAGTTTGGGGTGAGAGCATGGAGCTTCTGAATATAAACTATTTCTGTGACAGCCTTCAGATTGCTCGTGACTATTCTCCGACTGCTAAGATTGAAGATCTGAATTCCGGTGCGGGGTTCAGGATTGGGAGAGAGCTACCGGAAGAGATTTTTCATCCCTTCTACGTTTTTGGAACTCCATACCGTACTCTTGTTGTCATAGTCGGAGGTGCTGAACAGGAATCAGCAGAAGATATCATTAGAATTGAGATGCTCGCCTCTTCAGTGAAGGGATCTGGAGGAAAGGTTCTGGCAATAGATGTCGATGTTGAAGGAACTGGAGACAATCCCGTAAAGGGAGAATTCGTCCGAACAATAGTTCCGTTTCTAGATGTCCTTATAGTAGCTGAGAGCCCCACTGATCAATACTTGCCATTTCTGAAAGGTGATATCCCGGTACTGGTGGAGTTGCCGGTTGTCGTAGATCTCATCTCAGTATTTGAAAGGGACTTCGGCGGCGGCAGGTGCTGTGACTAA